The Chitinispirillum alkaliphilum genome has a segment encoding these proteins:
- a CDS encoding 3-demethylubiquinone-9 3-O-methyltransferase, whose translation MNNIDKWQGSRGFLQSISNPTFFIRNSIMEKKLPLTGDNALDIGCGLGLYTVELIKRGFLVDAIDVSKHAVEVTRAKIPVHLKNNANISVCPVENFEEKKRYDFIICSEVLEHIENDETAIAKISTLLNPGKNLLISVPFDPKLWSNVDVYSNHYRRYSKESLRSMLENNGLEIKEEFCYGFPLLRLWWSLKARKFQKRKYSSKGYTKNKRGITKLLVSIGNHFLRLTDMFCFTTNFGVGLIVLAQKKENI comes from the coding sequence ATGAATAATATTGATAAGTGGCAGGGGTCAAGAGGGTTTCTTCAATCTATCAGTAATCCTACCTTTTTTATCCGAAACAGCATAATGGAAAAAAAACTGCCTCTGACAGGTGACAATGCTCTGGACATTGGTTGTGGGCTTGGTTTATACACTGTAGAACTGATTAAAAGAGGTTTTCTTGTCGATGCTATTGATGTTTCAAAGCATGCTGTTGAAGTGACTCGTGCGAAAATTCCTGTTCATCTGAAAAATAATGCAAACATTTCAGTATGTCCGGTTGAAAATTTCGAAGAGAAAAAACGGTACGATTTTATAATCTGTTCTGAAGTGCTTGAACATATTGAGAATGATGAAACGGCAATTGCAAAAATTTCAACCCTGTTGAACCCAGGTAAAAATTTACTCATTTCTGTACCTTTTGATCCAAAATTGTGGTCTAATGTTGACGTGTATTCAAATCATTACAGAAGATATTCAAAAGAGTCTCTGCGTTCTATGCTTGAAAACAATGGGTTGGAAATAAAAGAGGAGTTCTGTTACGGATTTCCGTTGTTAAGATTATGGTGGTCGTTAAAAGCACGAAAATTTCAAAAGCGTAAATACAGCAGTAAAGGATATACAAAAAATAAAAGGGGTATAACTAAGTTGCTGGTGAGTATAGGTAATCACTTTTTGAGGCTTACTGATATGTTTTGCTTTACGACAAATTTTGGAGTAGGGCTTATAGTTCTTGCCCAAAAGAAGGAAAATATTTGA
- a CDS encoding NADH:flavin oxidoreductase — translation MDKYLNLLSNGKIGPITTKNRVVMPPMGTQLASVNGEISDHMIQYYEERAAGGTGLIIMEVVCIEGELGKAIPNQLRIDDDKFISGLSRIAAAVQKYDTRIFAQLHHAGNQSNSKLTGGKQIVAPSAVTNAAVGEEPRELSTSEVKDLVEKFIQGALRAQTAGFDGVELHGAHGYLIGEFLSIHTNRRSDEYGGNFENRTRFVTQIIKGIKSRCGKEFPVIVRFSADEFTGKGISQDESKLIAQALENAGADALDVSAGTYESLQTAIEPITFQEGWKVYLAEEIKSFVNIPVIAVGAIKRPAKAEEILQQGRADFIAIGRGLLSDAEWVNKAAQGRSNEIFTCIGCMYCTDTIFSGKRILCAVNARTGRELEFPGFPKNGQNRTVSIVGGGPAGMEAARVLSMRGFRPVLYEKQSQLGGELIPGCTPPDKEPIKWYKDSLIENLKNTETVIKMDTEATVDLVKEDKPYAVILATGGKSKIPPNTPDPDNKRIFTAIDILNNPDLIHPEDSTIVIGGGSTGCETAELLEYRGTHVTLVEMQPEIFTGENNLSKAVMIDRLINNPKIDILTNHKLVAVHDGQIELTHTTEQGSKKLPADKIIIAIGLSANQEETEIWKNSFERVTVVGDALRPSNVAFAVRTAFDTAYTLR, via the coding sequence ATGGATAAGTATCTCAATCTTTTATCAAACGGAAAAATCGGCCCGATTACTACCAAAAACAGAGTTGTAATGCCCCCCATGGGAACCCAACTTGCTTCTGTAAATGGAGAAATCTCCGACCATATGATTCAATATTACGAGGAGCGTGCTGCCGGGGGGACAGGCCTGATCATAATGGAGGTGGTGTGTATTGAAGGTGAACTGGGAAAGGCAATACCAAATCAATTAAGAATAGATGATGACAAATTCATATCCGGCCTTAGCAGAATAGCTGCTGCAGTTCAGAAATATGACACCCGAATCTTCGCGCAGCTCCACCACGCAGGAAATCAGTCCAACTCAAAATTAACCGGAGGCAAACAGATCGTTGCCCCAAGCGCTGTAACCAATGCTGCGGTAGGAGAAGAGCCAAGAGAGCTTTCGACAAGCGAAGTTAAAGACCTGGTAGAAAAGTTCATTCAAGGAGCGCTCAGAGCTCAAACTGCAGGTTTTGACGGAGTTGAGCTGCATGGGGCTCATGGATATTTGATCGGTGAATTCCTCAGTATTCATACAAACCGCAGAAGTGATGAATATGGGGGTAATTTCGAAAACAGAACGAGATTTGTTACCCAGATCATCAAGGGAATAAAGAGCCGGTGTGGGAAGGAATTTCCTGTAATAGTCAGATTCAGTGCAGATGAATTTACAGGTAAAGGCATAAGTCAGGATGAAAGCAAACTAATAGCCCAGGCTTTGGAAAATGCCGGAGCAGATGCTCTTGATGTCAGTGCCGGAACTTACGAAAGCCTGCAGACCGCCATTGAGCCCATAACATTTCAGGAAGGGTGGAAAGTGTATCTTGCAGAGGAGATAAAGAGCTTTGTTAATATTCCTGTAATTGCAGTCGGAGCAATTAAGCGCCCTGCAAAAGCTGAGGAGATTCTTCAGCAGGGCAGAGCGGATTTTATCGCAATAGGAAGAGGACTGCTCTCAGATGCGGAATGGGTGAACAAGGCAGCACAGGGAAGATCCAATGAGATTTTCACATGTATAGGGTGTATGTACTGCACTGATACAATTTTTTCAGGCAAGCGAATTTTATGCGCGGTCAATGCCCGCACAGGGAGGGAACTTGAATTTCCCGGTTTCCCCAAAAATGGGCAAAACAGAACGGTTTCAATCGTTGGTGGTGGACCAGCTGGAATGGAGGCCGCCAGAGTACTCTCAATGAGAGGTTTTAGACCAGTACTTTATGAGAAACAGTCACAATTGGGCGGAGAACTTATTCCCGGGTGCACACCACCGGATAAGGAGCCTATAAAGTGGTATAAAGATTCTCTTATTGAAAATCTCAAAAACACAGAAACAGTTATAAAAATGGATACAGAGGCCACTGTCGATCTTGTCAAAGAGGATAAGCCTTATGCTGTCATATTGGCTACCGGTGGTAAATCAAAGATACCACCCAACACCCCCGATCCCGATAACAAGAGAATATTTACTGCAATAGACATACTTAACAATCCAGATCTTATCCATCCTGAAGATTCAACAATTGTTATTGGGGGTGGGTCTACGGGTTGCGAAACAGCAGAACTGCTTGAATACAGAGGCACACATGTAACACTTGTAGAGATGCAGCCGGAGATATTTACCGGTGAGAACAATCTTTCAAAAGCAGTCATGATTGACAGACTAATTAACAATCCAAAGATTGACATTTTAACCAATCACAAACTGGTTGCAGTTCATGATGGCCAGATTGAACTTACCCATACTACAGAGCAAGGCAGCAAAAAATTGCCTGCAGATAAGATAATTATT
- a CDS encoding metallophosphoesterase, translating into MADIDSCDIDQVFCLGDIVGYGANPNECVEMVMERCSVTIRGNHDAAALDVLSAQQFNINAKIAIEWTAKELKSKNKKFLQSLPVLEDINDTLTLVHSTPYEPDTWHYISSLEEAAFNFQFFLTPVCFMGHTHMPAIVVMDRDGEIFVHQDKEIEFDKNTGTRLLVNVGSVGQSRDRNPKACYGVFDTENGLFYFRRVEYNIEKTQSKMRRARMPDFLVHRIAEGR; encoded by the coding sequence ATGGCAGATATTGATTCCTGCGATATTGACCAGGTGTTTTGCCTGGGAGATATCGTTGGTTATGGAGCAAACCCAAACGAGTGTGTTGAAATGGTTATGGAGCGATGTTCTGTAACAATACGGGGCAATCACGATGCCGCCGCCTTAGACGTCCTCTCGGCTCAGCAGTTCAATATCAATGCAAAAATTGCAATAGAATGGACCGCAAAGGAACTAAAGTCAAAAAACAAAAAATTTCTCCAATCTCTTCCTGTGCTGGAGGATATAAACGACACACTGACACTGGTTCATTCGACACCATATGAGCCGGATACGTGGCATTATATCTCTTCATTGGAAGAAGCGGCATTTAATTTTCAGTTCTTTCTGACACCAGTTTGCTTTATGGGACACACTCACATGCCTGCCATTGTAGTGATGGACAGGGATGGAGAAATTTTCGTGCATCAGGATAAAGAAATTGAATTTGACAAGAATACTGGCACCAGACTACTGGTCAATGTGGGAAGTGTGGGGCAGTCCCGCGATCGTAATCCCAAAGCGTGCTATGGGGTGTTTGATACAGAGAATGGGTTATTTTACTTCAGGCGGGTTGAATATAATATCGAAAAAACACAATCCAAGATGAGAAGAGCAAGAATGCCTGATTTTCTGGTCCATAGAATAGCTGAAGGCAGGTAA
- a CDS encoding Glycosyl transferase, family 2, which translates to MKLIVQIPCWNEEKTIGNMIRSIPQNIDGIEIIEILVIDDGSTDNTVHKAKEAGATKVISLPRHKGLAAAFSAGAETALQMKGDLLVNTDADMQYPSDYISALIDPILRGRADMTIGDRLSSLHKPFSPPKMLLQRIGSTVVRVLSGIQVKDAASGFRAFNKDAMKSLFIHDNFSYTMESIFLAGANRLRVENVPIKTNPQTRDSRLFKSIGQYIRRSAITILRISLMYHPLRFFIIMGMVLLFAAFLIGVRFLYFFFLGSGSGHVQSLILLAVLATMGVQSIMVGMVADVVAANRRLLEIMRIKQMENL; encoded by the coding sequence ATGAAGCTTATCGTACAGATTCCCTGCTGGAATGAGGAAAAAACAATCGGAAATATGATACGATCTATTCCGCAGAATATAGATGGTATTGAAATAATAGAAATCCTTGTTATAGATGACGGATCGACTGACAACACAGTTCACAAGGCCAAAGAAGCAGGAGCAACCAAAGTCATCTCCCTCCCCCGTCACAAAGGTCTTGCAGCAGCGTTTTCAGCCGGAGCAGAAACAGCACTACAGATGAAGGGTGATCTTCTTGTCAATACTGATGCAGATATGCAATACCCCTCTGATTACATATCCGCTCTTATTGATCCTATCCTCAGGGGACGTGCAGATATGACCATAGGTGACAGACTCTCCAGCCTGCACAAACCCTTCTCACCTCCAAAGATGCTTCTGCAAAGAATTGGTAGCACTGTGGTCAGAGTACTATCAGGTATACAGGTAAAAGATGCTGCTTCGGGATTTAGGGCCTTTAACAAAGACGCTATGAAATCTCTTTTTATACATGATAATTTCTCCTACACCATGGAAAGTATATTTCTGGCTGGCGCAAACCGATTGAGAGTTGAAAATGTTCCTATAAAAACCAACCCCCAGACCAGGGATTCAAGGCTTTTCAAAAGTATTGGTCAGTATATAAGAAGATCTGCTATTACTATTCTAAGGATCTCTTTGATGTATCACCCACTGAGGTTCTTCATAATTATGGGTATGGTGTTATTGTTTGCAGCATTTCTTATTGGTGTGCGATTTTTATATTTTTTCTTTCTGGGGAGTGGCAGCGGACATGTCCAGTCCCTTATTCTTCTTGCTGTATTAGCAACCATGGGCGTACAGAGTATTATGGTTGGAATGGTGGCCGATGTGGTAGCTGCAAACAGACGATTACTTGAGATAATGAGAATAAAACAAATGGAGAATTTATGA
- a CDS encoding serine/threonine protein kinase, translated as MEIEYPYKVAVSFPGNHEYIPSIRKYIYDILLVSGFSNKFAFRSEIIVDEVCNNAVRYGCDSPDSEVELTCEVHSDRIEFLVKDGGGNPVHINRLKKSLGNSQQMDEIDALSEGLGLNLVRMLSEQVDFDINNDNVTSIHVVRKREIQEEKANGSDKTNGIQ; from the coding sequence ATGGAAATCGAATACCCATACAAAGTTGCGGTTAGTTTTCCCGGCAACCATGAGTACATTCCATCCATAAGGAAATATATCTACGATATTCTGCTGGTTTCAGGTTTCAGTAACAAGTTTGCTTTCCGTTCTGAGATAATAGTGGATGAAGTGTGTAACAATGCAGTACGCTATGGTTGTGATTCGCCAGATTCAGAAGTTGAGCTTACCTGCGAAGTTCACAGTGACAGAATCGAATTCCTTGTCAAGGACGGGGGCGGTAATCCTGTACACATAAACAGACTCAAAAAAAGCCTCGGCAATTCCCAGCAAATGGATGAAATCGATGCTCTGAGCGAAGGTTTAGGACTAAATCTTGTGAGGATGCTTTCTGAACAAGTAGATTTTGACATAAATAATGACAACGTCACTTCTATTCATGTCGTCAGAAAGCGTGAAATTCAGGAAGAGAAAGCCAACGGGAGCGATAAAACTAATGGAATCCAATAA
- a CDS encoding Flagellar biosynthesis protein FlhB — protein MKRNKRDTAVAVSYNDNESTAPKVVAKGHGETARKILQTAQEHKIPVRQDNDLVELLAQIDIDREIPPELYAAVAEILSWVYKANNEALVKD, from the coding sequence ATGAAAAGAAATAAACGTGACACCGCGGTTGCAGTAAGCTATAATGATAACGAGAGCACAGCCCCTAAGGTGGTAGCCAAGGGCCATGGTGAAACCGCGAGGAAAATTTTACAAACCGCCCAGGAACATAAGATCCCTGTACGGCAGGACAACGACCTGGTAGAGTTGCTCGCCCAAATTGATATTGACAGAGAAATTCCTCCGGAGTTGTACGCTGCGGTGGCGGAAATACTAAGCTGGGTATACAAAGCCAACAACGAAGCATTAGTAAAGGATTGA
- a CDS encoding FHA domain containing protein encodes MAKFTLYNDTKMVKTYHLDEPVITIGRLPESTISIPAEGVSRCHVKIIEDVDKTLLLSDLNSLNGTFVNGVKVKEKTLENGDKITVGNFTIVYETGNVVMDTADPAVQSNNEEKTTQSGSEACEGCPQESNQPDKSSQAADSSNTAVFIDVAKRIIYRLDRPNLSIGSDEGDDIFASGLMISKAYAEIESREDGFLISVKKIVSKMKVNGKYEKSRLLRHKDRIEIGNSTFRYMEKE; translated from the coding sequence TTGGCAAAATTTACACTTTATAATGATACCAAAATGGTTAAAACATATCATTTAGATGAACCGGTTATTACTATCGGGCGTTTGCCGGAGAGTACAATTTCTATACCGGCTGAGGGTGTGTCGCGTTGTCATGTGAAAATAATTGAGGATGTCGATAAGACTCTGTTGTTGTCAGACCTTAACTCGTTAAACGGAACCTTTGTTAATGGTGTAAAGGTTAAAGAGAAAACTCTTGAGAATGGGGATAAGATTACTGTCGGTAATTTCACTATCGTTTATGAAACTGGCAACGTAGTGATGGACACAGCAGACCCTGCAGTGCAAAGCAACAATGAAGAAAAAACTACTCAATCGGGCAGTGAAGCTTGTGAAGGGTGTCCACAAGAGAGTAATCAGCCTGATAAGTCATCGCAAGCAGCAGATTCATCAAATACTGCAGTTTTCATTGATGTAGCAAAACGCATCATTTACAGGCTTGATCGTCCAAACCTGAGCATCGGCTCGGATGAGGGTGATGATATTTTTGCTTCCGGTTTAATGATCAGTAAAGCCTATGCTGAGATTGAATCCCGGGAGGATGGATTTTTAATATCTGTAAAAAAAATTGTGTCTAAAATGAAAGTTAATGGAAAATATGAAAAATCCCGGCTTCTCAGGCACAAAGATCGAATAGAAATCGGAAACAGTACATTTAGATATATGGAAAAAGAATAG
- a CDS encoding Glycosyl transferase, group 1, protein MKICILTTSFPAHNGHHQSPFVFNFAKTLSEKVNVDIICPFYAESSDKEERWGNLKIHRFRYLPSKMQTLISGGGIPSNFKRSLLAKLQLPLLYLSMLFKSVKYVKECDIIHVQWSLTGLIGMVLKNMYKKPLILTERGSSLNEAMKFSVTRKVLTWILKSCDYITTNNFEQLRVINTLGFTKNIETIPNGIDVEKFSPQDQIEIRQKLGLPLNRKIVLYVGWLIENKGISSLLECCKMITEIIPELLFLLVGEGIDKKNYMQYVVDNGLEGNVKFTGAQKPASIPHYMNAADVLILPSFSEGRPNVVPEAMACGLPVIATNVNGTPEFIKSGIDGVLVEPGKPECMKDELLKLICDEKFYASIKEKCRSAVITNNLTWENTADRYIRIYGKMLENV, encoded by the coding sequence ATGAAAATCTGTATTCTTACCACTTCTTTTCCCGCACACAACGGGCATCATCAAAGTCCCTTTGTTTTTAACTTCGCAAAAACCTTATCAGAAAAAGTTAATGTAGATATAATTTGCCCATTTTACGCTGAAAGCAGCGACAAAGAAGAAAGGTGGGGAAATCTCAAAATACACAGATTCCGGTATTTGCCGTCAAAAATGCAGACACTGATTTCTGGGGGCGGTATCCCTTCAAACTTCAAAAGGAGCCTTTTGGCCAAACTTCAGCTCCCGCTGCTTTACCTATCCATGCTTTTCAAATCAGTCAAATATGTAAAAGAATGCGATATCATACACGTTCAATGGTCCCTGACAGGCCTGATCGGCATGGTGCTTAAGAATATGTATAAAAAGCCGCTCATTCTTACAGAAAGAGGCTCTTCTCTTAATGAGGCAATGAAGTTCTCTGTCACAAGAAAAGTTTTAACATGGATTTTAAAAAGTTGCGACTACATTACTACAAACAATTTTGAACAGTTAAGGGTGATTAACACTCTGGGATTTACAAAAAACATTGAAACGATACCCAATGGGATTGATGTGGAAAAATTTTCTCCCCAAGATCAGATCGAGATAAGACAAAAGCTCGGACTTCCATTAAACAGGAAAATTGTGCTGTATGTTGGCTGGTTAATTGAGAACAAAGGGATTTCTTCTCTGCTCGAATGCTGTAAAATGATTACAGAAATCATCCCCGAATTACTTTTCTTGCTGGTTGGTGAGGGGATAGATAAAAAAAACTATATGCAATATGTGGTTGATAACGGTCTTGAGGGAAATGTGAAATTTACGGGTGCTCAAAAACCGGCATCTATACCTCATTACATGAATGCTGCAGATGTTTTGATTCTTCCAAGCTTCTCAGAGGGCAGGCCCAATGTAGTACCTGAAGCCATGGCCTGCGGACTGCCTGTGATTGCAACAAATGTAAATGGTACTCCGGAATTTATAAAAAGCGGCATTGATGGGGTTTTGGTTGAACCGGGCAAACCAGAATGCATGAAAGATGAGCTGTTAAAGTTGATTTGCGATGAAAAATTTTATGCGAGTATTAAAGAGAAGTGCAGAAGTGCGGTAATCACAAATAATCTGACATGGGAAAATACCGCAGATAGGTATATACGTATATACGGGAAAATGCTTGAGAATGTGTAG
- a CDS encoding putative inner membrane protein — protein MKRVPGIIRKNFFLVKLMISILVVLILIYTTNAHEMGILFSTFNWYFIFPVILILIFSLFLSTINIFLLLKPQKVSIPLLKLFRYYLFAWAIGLISPGKLGEFSIVFFLKKHNLTTDAALIIPIINKLLTVFALLIFSLSGTPFILKYIQPNIPSHSFLFALPAAGIFFLFLGYRKKWIYFIPEKILNQYRKLSDQIRLYTDKKRKLLLIVFSITLLKWIITWTGLYLIIIGFDYLIPLHHLVFVLSTSKILSLIPITLSGLGVREGVAVYLFSGLGYSPEIVLGSLLIMLTLSFAAMIPIMSFVKVDIKLPEEHLPTNR, from the coding sequence ATGAAGAGAGTTCCCGGTATTATCAGGAAAAATTTCTTTTTAGTTAAATTAATGATCAGCATTCTTGTTGTCTTAATTCTGATTTACACAACGAATGCTCATGAAATGGGTATTTTATTTTCAACTTTTAACTGGTACTTCATTTTTCCAGTTATCTTAATACTGATCTTTTCATTATTCTTAAGCACAATAAATATTTTCCTCCTGTTAAAACCACAAAAAGTCTCAATCCCTCTGCTAAAACTCTTCAGATATTATCTCTTTGCCTGGGCAATCGGTCTCATAAGCCCTGGAAAACTTGGTGAGTTTTCTATTGTTTTCTTTCTTAAAAAGCACAATCTTACTACAGATGCAGCTCTGATTATTCCTATAATAAACAAACTATTGACAGTTTTTGCGCTGTTAATATTCTCCTTAAGCGGTACTCCTTTTATCCTGAAATATATACAACCCAATATCCCCTCCCACAGCTTCCTTTTTGCATTACCTGCGGCAGGTATATTTTTTCTGTTTCTGGGGTATAGAAAAAAATGGATTTATTTTATTCCGGAAAAAATTCTAAACCAATACAGGAAGTTAAGTGATCAAATCAGATTATATACAGATAAAAAAAGAAAACTACTGTTGATAGTTTTTTCTATTACGCTTCTAAAATGGATTATTACCTGGACTGGCTTGTATTTGATAATCATAGGTTTTGATTATCTTATACCGTTACACCACCTTGTGTTCGTACTGTCAACATCTAAAATTCTATCCCTGATCCCAATTACTTTATCAGGCCTTGGAGTCAGGGAGGGTGTTGCGGTTTACCTTTTCTCTGGACTGGGTTATAGTCCGGAAATTGTCCTGGGGTCTTTACTAATAATGCTGACACTGAGTTTTGCGGCTATGATTCCTATTATGTCATTTGTAAAAGTTGATATAAAACTACCAGAAGAACACTTACCCACAAACAGGTAA
- a CDS encoding Anti-sigma factor antagonist, whose amino-acid sequence MESQIVISCEDIQGKDNAKLLKFVGDMDATNVESVMEDVCRLLNDGCVNLVADFTKLRYVNSTGLGILLHCSKSAKEKGGCFKIANINENVYEIIEIIGATSLLEIYDDLEEALDSLK is encoded by the coding sequence ATGGAATCTCAAATCGTTATTTCCTGTGAAGATATCCAGGGTAAAGATAATGCAAAATTGCTTAAGTTTGTTGGTGATATGGATGCAACTAATGTTGAATCTGTGATGGAGGATGTTTGCAGGCTTTTAAATGATGGCTGTGTCAATCTTGTTGCAGATTTCACCAAACTCAGGTATGTTAACAGTACAGGGTTAGGTATTCTGCTGCACTGCAGTAAATCGGCCAAGGAGAAGGGCGGCTGTTTTAAAATCGCCAATATAAATGAAAATGTCTATGAAATTATTGAAATAATCGGGGCTACATCACTTCTTGAAATTTATGATGACCTGGAAGAAGCTTTAGATAGTCTTAAATAA
- a CDS encoding NAD-dependent glyceraldehyde-3-phosphate dehydrogenase — protein sequence MAKIAINGLGRIGRASLKIITDTPDLELVAVNDLLPPENLAYLLKFDSAYGRYEKSVNSEGDSIVINGQKVKVLNVKNPSELPWKEMGVDVVLECTGLFTKKEDLQMHIQAGAQHAILSAPAKSDDVKMIVPGVNHSEKDDKVFSTASCTTNCIVPVMEVMRRRIGVEKAMMSTIHAYTSSQNIVDGPSKKLRRGRAGAINLVPTSTGAAKATTKIIKELEGMFDGVAIRAPVPVGSISDITFIASRSTTVEEVNNIFREECNSNRYRGIMGASEEEIVSTDIIKDPHGSLVDLTMTKVVGGNLVKVMSWYDNEWGYAAQMVREASHLAKMME from the coding sequence ATGGCGAAAATAGCCATAAACGGCCTTGGCAGAATCGGAAGAGCATCTCTCAAAATAATAACAGACACACCTGATCTTGAGCTGGTTGCGGTTAATGATCTCCTTCCACCTGAGAATCTTGCCTACTTGCTTAAATTCGACTCCGCTTACGGCCGCTATGAAAAATCGGTCAATTCAGAAGGTGACTCAATTGTTATAAACGGACAAAAGGTTAAAGTTCTGAATGTAAAAAACCCCTCTGAACTCCCCTGGAAGGAGATGGGGGTTGATGTGGTGCTTGAATGTACCGGCCTTTTTACCAAAAAAGAAGATCTGCAGATGCATATCCAGGCAGGTGCTCAACATGCGATTCTCTCCGCACCAGCCAAAAGCGATGATGTGAAAATGATTGTTCCAGGTGTAAACCACTCAGAGAAGGATGATAAAGTATTCTCGACTGCAAGCTGCACTACAAATTGCATTGTTCCTGTGATGGAAGTAATGAGGAGAAGAATCGGTGTAGAAAAAGCTATGATGTCCACGATCCACGCCTATACCTCATCCCAGAATATTGTAGATGGACCATCCAAAAAGTTACGACGCGGAAGAGCCGGAGCAATTAACCTGGTCCCGACTTCCACCGGTGCAGCAAAAGCCACCACAAAAATAATCAAAGAACTTGAAGGTATGTTCGATGGAGTTGCTATCAGGGCCCCGGTGCCGGTGGGCTCAATTTCAGACATAACCTTTATTGCAAGTCGCTCTACAACTGTCGAAGAGGTGAATAACATTTTCAGGGAAGAGTGTAACTCCAATCGTTACAGAGGTATTATGGGCGCGTCAGAGGAAGAGATTGTCTCTACTGATATTATCAAAGATCCGCATGGTTCACTTGTCGACCTTACTATGACTAAAGTCGTAGGCGGGAATCTGGTAAAGGTGATGAGCTGGTACGATAATGAATGGGGATACGCAGCACAAATGGTAAGAGAGGCCAGCCATCTTGCAAAAATGATGGAATAG
- a CDS encoding Trehalose 6-phosphate phosphorylase produces MFKHKQIQIKGLILDLDGVITDTANLHIKAWKQMFDSFLKKKSNEENSPFIEFDPVGDYLKYLDGRPRYEGASAFLSSRGINLPQGSPGDPPGEESVCALANRKNGHYQSLLETDGVKSFPDAEQKIIQWSTKGYKLAVISASKNCRKVLRAADLQKYFPVIIDGYDAIEMNLRGKPEPDVFLAAAKQLGVEPQHSAIVEDAPAGVSAGKRGGFALVIGISRDGESLELLRENGADIVISDFNELSDHIEEF; encoded by the coding sequence ATGTTTAAACACAAACAGATACAAATCAAAGGCCTGATACTTGACCTGGATGGAGTAATTACCGACACCGCGAATTTACATATAAAGGCATGGAAGCAGATGTTTGATTCTTTTCTGAAAAAGAAATCTAATGAAGAGAATTCTCCATTTATAGAGTTCGACCCAGTTGGGGATTATTTGAAATATCTCGACGGACGCCCCAGATATGAAGGGGCTTCTGCATTTCTCTCTTCAAGAGGAATAAACCTTCCTCAGGGAAGCCCTGGAGATCCCCCTGGTGAGGAGAGTGTATGTGCATTGGCGAACAGAAAAAATGGACACTATCAATCACTTCTGGAAACCGATGGGGTGAAAAGTTTTCCAGATGCAGAACAAAAGATCATTCAATGGTCAACAAAAGGGTATAAACTGGCGGTCATATCTGCAAGTAAAAATTGCCGCAAAGTCCTCCGTGCTGCAGATCTCCAAAAATATTTCCCGGTTATAATAGATGGCTACGATGCCATAGAGATGAATCTAAGGGGAAAACCTGAACCCGATGTTTTCCTTGCAGCTGCAAAACAACTTGGTGTGGAACCTCAGCATTCTGCCATTGTAGAGGATGCACCCGCAGGTGTTTCAGCCGGAAAGAGAGGCGGCTTTGCTTTGGTTATTGGGATATCAAGAGATGGGGAAAGTTTGGAGTTGCTACGGGAAAATGGAGCAGATATAGTCATATCTGATTTCAATGAGTTATCGGATCATATTGAGGAGTTCTGA